In Allomuricauda ruestringensis DSM 13258, the following proteins share a genomic window:
- a CDS encoding ABC transporter permease/M1 family aminopeptidase, with product MRTIFLNDIQILAKQKATYIALLVFVGIGFMIGFKFNISVGDELAANAPYSVGFMIGLLSLIIILIATVLAFPLLFKEQDANYGLIVFSTPIKKKAFALARFCSFYLFTLFGFFILVTGYAVGLHLAADTQMNPGFDLWNFLYPFLIFGAVNTLVVCSILFFVAQRFKNKLLVAISGVLLYVLYMIALMFSNAPFMAQALPQSVWVQRVSALADLFGLSGYFFEAKDLNVLQRNNQVVPLSNLLFINRLAFILFSFGMVYFGMRSFSFLPRFKRKSKKQLSSLKRSYPPQPYSTVANVFSNTSKWQAILSFIKVDSIYLFKSIAFVSISILLLFYVGVEMFDDINKGIRLPQLYASSGLLAQTINGTFYALGGLVLVYFVNDIFWRSKASGFSLIEKTTYYAIEKRIGHMGSIVLLIFSLTAIMLMEAIVFQLVFRFTVFDWEAYFGVFVFNTLPLLLFALFLLFINTVSKNKSMALGVSIVCFLLLATPIAKSIITNSLFRFFSGYRGTYSDFLGYGAYLYPFLWRLAFGFSLIGTVFMLYNFIKLPSKRFFKVIGIAIFTFLAVVSALRYLENHVPKKGKEELVKEQVSYEKKYRKYQNIQQPTIKKVNTQIDLYPDEHSYTIKGEYILKNTHLKPIDSILIDVPEEMEIISLVYEYGNEKIKIEDHVSELILNRPVQSKDSAKLIFKTSYKWQAINGHNPFNSVVEDGSFMRISRYFPQFGYDEGKELTEVALRETHGLGKSTKWQKLEAPKEKRDDAIDLTMQISTNEDQIAVGIGELKKQWQVDDRNYYEYNAKSIPFRFALSSGAYQIKSVKHNNINISVYHHPLHKNNVEHLIKNTKLTLDYCTENFGPYPFTSIRYSEVSSFTQGFAGTAYPGTIFMTENMTFNANLDAGDNQDVVNELAGHEVAHFWWGTNQIAPDYREGYSMLTESLAMYTEMMVYKKMYGKKKMMERLAIHQQIYDAEKGLHEKKSLLRVAPGETYLAYSKGAMVFVELSELIGENQLNSALKSFFQKNRYPKARPITLDLLEEILEVSDTSHHTKVKSLFE from the coding sequence GTGAGAACAATTTTCTTAAACGATATACAGATCTTAGCTAAGCAAAAAGCGACATACATTGCCTTACTGGTTTTTGTAGGTATCGGGTTCATGATCGGGTTTAAGTTCAATATTTCGGTTGGCGATGAACTTGCGGCAAACGCCCCATATTCGGTAGGGTTTATGATCGGGCTATTGAGCCTTATCATCATTTTAATTGCCACTGTTCTGGCCTTTCCTTTATTGTTCAAAGAACAAGATGCCAATTATGGTCTGATCGTTTTCTCCACCCCTATCAAGAAGAAAGCATTTGCTCTCGCGCGTTTCTGTTCGTTTTACCTATTTACTCTTTTTGGTTTTTTCATCTTGGTTACCGGTTATGCTGTCGGGCTTCATTTGGCTGCAGATACCCAGATGAACCCAGGCTTTGATCTCTGGAATTTTCTTTATCCGTTTTTGATATTCGGAGCTGTGAATACATTGGTGGTGTGCAGCATCCTGTTTTTTGTTGCGCAAAGATTTAAAAATAAATTATTAGTAGCTATTTCGGGGGTATTGCTCTATGTACTGTACATGATCGCCCTGATGTTTTCCAATGCCCCTTTTATGGCTCAAGCGTTACCACAATCCGTATGGGTGCAACGTGTTTCCGCTTTAGCTGATTTATTTGGGCTATCCGGATACTTTTTTGAAGCCAAAGACCTTAATGTCCTTCAACGGAACAATCAAGTTGTACCCCTTTCCAACCTACTGTTCATCAACAGGTTGGCTTTTATACTTTTCTCCTTTGGCATGGTATATTTTGGGATGCGCTCCTTTTCATTCCTACCTCGATTTAAAAGGAAATCAAAAAAGCAGCTAAGCAGCTTAAAAAGAAGCTATCCGCCACAGCCTTACTCCACGGTGGCAAATGTATTTAGCAATACATCAAAATGGCAAGCAATACTATCGTTCATAAAGGTTGATTCAATCTATTTATTCAAAAGCATTGCTTTTGTATCCATATCCATATTGCTGCTGTTTTATGTAGGTGTAGAAATGTTCGATGATATCAACAAAGGAATCCGTTTACCACAACTCTATGCCAGTTCTGGTCTTTTAGCACAAACCATTAACGGCACTTTTTATGCTTTGGGAGGTTTGGTCTTGGTTTATTTTGTGAACGATATCTTTTGGAGAAGCAAGGCCAGCGGTTTTTCCTTAATTGAGAAAACAACCTACTATGCCATTGAAAAGCGTATCGGACATATGGGAAGCATTGTGCTCTTGATATTTTCCCTCACGGCAATAATGCTGATGGAAGCTATTGTTTTTCAGTTGGTTTTCCGTTTCACGGTTTTTGATTGGGAAGCCTATTTTGGGGTATTCGTTTTTAATACGCTTCCCTTGTTGCTCTTTGCCCTTTTCTTACTTTTTATAAATACCGTTAGCAAGAACAAATCCATGGCATTGGGTGTTTCAATAGTATGTTTTTTGCTTCTCGCCACCCCCATTGCCAAAAGCATCATAACTAATTCGTTGTTTCGGTTTTTCTCTGGATATCGAGGAACTTACAGCGACTTTTTAGGCTATGGTGCTTACCTATATCCCTTCCTTTGGCGATTGGCCTTTGGTTTTTCATTGATAGGGACTGTATTCATGCTCTACAACTTCATAAAGCTTCCTTCCAAAAGATTCTTTAAAGTTATTGGTATTGCCATTTTTACATTCCTTGCAGTTGTCAGTGCCTTACGGTACTTAGAAAATCATGTTCCAAAAAAAGGAAAAGAGGAATTGGTTAAAGAGCAGGTATCCTATGAAAAAAAGTATAGGAAATATCAAAACATACAACAACCGACAATCAAAAAAGTAAATACTCAAATTGATCTATATCCGGATGAACATTCCTATACCATTAAAGGTGAATATATCCTAAAAAACACGCACCTCAAACCAATCGATTCCATTTTGATAGATGTTCCCGAGGAAATGGAGATTATATCCCTTGTTTATGAATATGGAAATGAAAAAATAAAAATTGAAGATCACGTATCGGAGTTGATCCTTAATCGGCCTGTTCAATCAAAAGATTCCGCAAAACTGATTTTTAAAACCTCCTATAAATGGCAAGCCATAAATGGCCACAATCCTTTTAATTCCGTTGTTGAGGATGGATCATTTATGCGCATCAGCCGATACTTTCCACAATTTGGATATGATGAAGGAAAGGAACTCACTGAGGTAGCATTAAGAGAAACACATGGTTTAGGTAAATCTACTAAATGGCAAAAGCTGGAAGCACCTAAGGAAAAAAGGGATGATGCCATTGATCTTACCATGCAAATTTCCACCAATGAAGATCAAATAGCGGTAGGTATCGGAGAATTGAAAAAACAGTGGCAGGTTGATGATAGAAATTATTATGAATACAACGCCAAATCCATTCCGTTCCGTTTTGCACTTTCTTCTGGAGCCTATCAAATAAAAAGTGTTAAGCATAACAACATCAACATAAGCGTATATCATCATCCATTGCATAAGAACAATGTTGAACACCTTATCAAAAACACCAAGCTTACCTTGGACTACTGTACCGAAAATTTTGGCCCTTACCCCTTTACGTCCATCAGGTACTCTGAGGTATCTTCATTTACACAAGGCTTTGCGGGAACTGCTTATCCCGGAACCATTTTTATGACGGAGAACATGACCTTCAATGCCAACCTCGATGCAGGAGACAATCAGGACGTAGTCAACGAACTTGCGGGACATGAAGTTGCCCATTTTTGGTGGGGCACCAATCAAATTGCACCTGACTATCGAGAGGGCTATTCTATGCTGACAGAAAGTTTGGCCATGTATACAGAAATGATGGTCTACAAAAAAATGTATGGGAAGAAAAAAATGATGGAACGTCTGGCCATCCATCAACAAATTTATGACGCTGAAAAAGGGTTACACGAAAAAAAATCCCTACTTAGAGTGGCTCCGGGTGAAACCTATTTAGCCTACTCAAAAGGCGCTATGGTATTTGTTGAGTTGAGTGAATTAATTGGAGAAAACCAATTGAACAGTGCCCTGAAATCTTTCTTTCAAAAAAACAGGTATCCAAAGGCAAGACCTATAACTTTAGACCTATTAGAGGAGATACTTGAAGTAAGTGATACATCCCATCATACTAAAGTCAAATCACTATTCGAGTAA
- a CDS encoding ABC transporter ATP-binding protein — protein sequence MNTLKIDNVSLVYSNGYKALTALNLEINNGIFGLLGPNGAGKSSLMKTIVGLQKPTEGSISFNGVDIVKNPLEIQKRLGFLPQYFGVYPKVSAYNLLEHLAKLKGVQNKEQRHDQIMNLLEKVNLTDVRNKEVHTFSGGMKQRFGVAQALLGAPKIVIVDEPTAGLDPEERNRFNTLLSAISEDIIIILSTHLVEDVRNLCSQMAIIKKGQVISQGSPRAYVHQLSGKLWSKAVTQKELEKVESDYQVINKRLVERVMNVTVFADDRPAGFTPTDPSLEHAYFAHLNTTAL from the coding sequence ATGAATACATTAAAAATTGATAATGTATCCCTTGTGTACAGCAATGGGTACAAGGCGCTTACTGCCTTAAATCTAGAGATTAACAATGGAATATTTGGGCTATTGGGACCCAATGGTGCCGGTAAATCCTCCCTTATGAAAACCATTGTTGGATTACAAAAACCAACGGAAGGAAGCATTAGTTTCAATGGTGTTGACATCGTTAAAAATCCGCTTGAGATTCAAAAACGCTTGGGCTTTTTGCCCCAATACTTTGGTGTTTACCCCAAAGTGTCCGCTTACAATCTCTTGGAACATCTGGCTAAGTTGAAAGGGGTACAGAACAAGGAACAACGTCATGATCAGATCATGAATTTATTGGAAAAAGTGAATTTGACCGATGTTAGGAACAAAGAGGTACATACGTTTTCCGGTGGCATGAAACAGCGTTTTGGGGTGGCACAGGCTTTGTTGGGAGCGCCCAAGATTGTAATTGTGGACGAACCCACCGCCGGATTGGATCCTGAAGAACGAAACCGCTTCAATACATTGCTCAGTGCTATTAGCGAGGACATTATCATTATTCTATCCACCCATTTGGTAGAAGATGTGAGAAACCTTTGCTCACAGATGGCCATTATTAAAAAAGGACAGGTGATTTCGCAAGGGTCCCCGAGAGCTTATGTACATCAGCTATCTGGTAAATTATGGAGCAAAGCGGTTACTCAAAAGGAGCTGGAGAAAGTGGAATCCGATTATCAGGTCATAAACAAGCGATTGGTTGAACGGGTAATGAACGTTACCGTTTTTGCCGACGACCGGCCTGCTGGTTTTACGCCCACAGATCCAAGTTTGGAACATGCCTATTTTGCCCACTTAAACACTACTGCACTGTGA
- a CDS encoding helix-turn-helix domain-containing protein — protein MPIIINIDVMLAKRKIKSKDLAEEIGITPANLSILKNGKAKGVRFETLEAICKALDCKPGDIIDYVA, from the coding sequence ATGCCAATAATTATAAATATTGATGTAATGCTTGCCAAGCGAAAAATAAAAAGCAAGGATCTTGCAGAAGAAATTGGCATTACCCCAGCTAATTTGTCCATACTCAAAAATGGCAAGGCGAAAGGTGTCAGGTTCGAAACCCTTGAGGCCATTTGTAAGGCCTTGGACTGTAAACCGGGAGATATCATTGACTATGTAGCATAG
- a CDS encoding DUF2975 domain-containing protein translates to MKKTKIISKILYALTRSLAWIYLVIGLYGIFAWITKTNIKTAGTTTIINYPFTDVSFLILDNNLSYFLFAFLIPVLSYTLFFWLLSNVFSVFYQNKLFTQPNIKHLKRFYLANIILPMVLVAFSSFFIEIEKGIFIIIALHLVLGIFIFIISEIFNQGLSLQNEQDLYI, encoded by the coding sequence ATGAAAAAAACAAAAATAATATCTAAGATATTATATGCCTTAACCAGAAGTCTTGCTTGGATCTACTTGGTAATTGGGCTTTACGGGATTTTTGCTTGGATTACCAAAACCAATATCAAAACCGCGGGTACCACAACGATCATCAATTATCCTTTTACCGATGTTTCTTTTCTAATATTGGACAACAATCTTTCGTATTTTCTATTTGCGTTTTTGATTCCCGTTTTATCCTATACGCTGTTTTTTTGGCTGCTTTCCAACGTATTTAGCGTCTTTTATCAGAATAAGCTTTTTACCCAACCCAATATTAAGCATTTAAAGCGATTCTATTTGGCCAACATCATTTTGCCCATGGTTCTTGTTGCCTTTTCATCATTCTTTATTGAAATTGAAAAAGGAATATTCATTATAATAGCGTTACACCTTGTTTTGGGAATCTTCATATTCATCATTTCAGAAATTTTCAATCAAGGGCTGTCATTACAGAACGAACAAGACCTATACATTTAA
- a CDS encoding serine hydrolase: protein MQKQGSQTQRNPLRGNLIIGPSLTATQKRGIVEKGFYKSDITMHASGGIISTMNDMSKWLAANINQDHVLLNNDSWEDLHTSTATQDKKYYTYHRSGYSLGWDIAEYRNNMILTRFGGLAGISFHISFMPDKKLGVIAFSNDNRAYLLPHLMANYAYNLINEQPADSIFKSEETLFNQSFERENEVQYPADSEMLMVNMDNDNIIGTYQNSKKWPTIKIYKEGDHYIFNWGILKGKVFRNDEDGYSSNLGVLSRDFKVSNGTLITGSLIYKK, encoded by the coding sequence ATTCAGAAGCAAGGTTCGCAAACCCAAAGAAATCCTCTTCGAGGAAATTTAATAATCGGTCCATCATTAACTGCTACCCAAAAAAGAGGCATTGTTGAGAAAGGCTTTTATAAGTCTGATATCACCATGCACGCTTCTGGAGGGATTATTTCAACCATGAATGATATGTCCAAATGGTTAGCTGCCAACATTAATCAGGATCATGTGTTATTGAACAATGATTCGTGGGAGGATCTCCATACCTCAACAGCAACACAGGACAAAAAATATTACACCTATCACCGGTCTGGCTATAGCTTGGGATGGGACATTGCCGAATACCGGAACAATATGATTTTGACACGTTTTGGAGGATTGGCAGGGATAAGTTTCCATATTTCATTCATGCCCGATAAAAAACTTGGTGTCATTGCTTTTTCCAATGATAACAGAGCATATCTGTTGCCACATTTGATGGCAAATTATGCCTACAACTTAATCAATGAGCAGCCAGCAGACAGTATTTTCAAGAGTGAAGAAACTTTGTTCAATCAAAGCTTTGAAAGAGAGAATGAGGTCCAATACCCTGCCGATTCAGAAATGCTGATGGTCAATATGGATAACGACAACATCATTGGCACATATCAAAATTCAAAAAAATGGCCCACCATCAAAATTTACAAAGAAGGTGACCACTACATTTTTAATTGGGGGATATTAAAGGGTAAAGTATTCCGAAACGATGAGGATGGTTACAGTAGCAACCTCGGGGTTTTATCCAGAGACTTTAAAGTAAGTAACGGTACACTTATTACAGGTTCGTTGATTTACAAGAAATGA
- a CDS encoding NAD(P)H-dependent oxidoreductase, translated as MDLLENLKWRYATKKFDASKTIKEDDLEQLKEAVQLSASSYGLQLYKVLIIQNKELKSQLREAAWNQAQLTDASHIFVFCNYTERKNEHIDEYIQATAKTQDTPSEKLEGYGNLIKQSLSAKSEAAWQSWSEKQTYLALSNLLTACAELKIDSCPMEGFEQEKFNKILGLDEKGLNAAVIAPVGYRSTEDHTQFRSKVRKPKEILFEEI; from the coding sequence ATGGATTTATTGGAAAACTTGAAATGGCGCTATGCCACTAAAAAATTTGATGCATCGAAGACAATCAAAGAAGATGATTTGGAGCAATTGAAAGAGGCTGTACAACTATCGGCATCATCTTACGGGCTGCAACTGTACAAAGTGTTGATCATTCAAAATAAAGAATTGAAAAGTCAGCTCAGGGAAGCGGCATGGAACCAAGCCCAGTTGACCGATGCCTCCCATATTTTCGTGTTCTGCAACTACACGGAAAGAAAGAATGAACACATAGATGAATATATTCAGGCTACCGCAAAAACCCAAGATACCCCATCGGAAAAACTAGAGGGATATGGTAATCTGATCAAACAGAGCTTATCGGCAAAATCGGAGGCGGCATGGCAAAGCTGGTCGGAAAAGCAAACCTACTTGGCCCTTTCCAATCTGTTGACCGCATGTGCTGAGCTTAAAATTGATTCTTGCCCAATGGAAGGGTTTGAGCAAGAAAAATTCAACAAAATCCTTGGGCTTGATGAAAAAGGGCTAAATGCTGCAGTAATCGCTCCGGTCGGGTATCGCTCAACGGAAGACCACACCCAATTCAGAAGCAAGGTTCGCAAACCCAAAGAAATCCTCTTCGAGGAAATTTAA
- a CDS encoding DMT family transporter has translation MNQYINILLAFIGGVFLAMQGGLNAQLGVQLKNPLLASLTAFFFSMLFALLAVALSVKDFPKASHLLSIPKYLWFTGAFFSVVGIGLYYYTIPKLGISTMISLGLFGQLIFSAVAGHYGWFGLPQEPMVIKKVFGLLAMAIGILMINKN, from the coding sequence ATGAACCAGTATATCAACATTTTATTGGCTTTTATAGGAGGAGTGTTCCTGGCCATGCAAGGGGGATTGAACGCACAACTTGGTGTTCAGCTCAAAAACCCACTGTTGGCTTCGCTGACCGCATTCTTTTTTAGTATGCTGTTTGCATTGTTGGCCGTTGCCTTGAGTGTCAAAGACTTTCCGAAAGCATCACATCTGCTGAGCATTCCCAAATATTTATGGTTCACAGGGGCGTTTTTCAGTGTTGTCGGTATTGGACTTTACTACTATACCATTCCCAAACTGGGCATATCTACCATGATCTCCTTGGGACTTTTTGGACAATTGATCTTTTCTGCGGTAGCAGGACATTATGGATGGTTTGGATTGCCGCAGGAACCTATGGTTATTAAAAAAGTATTCGGATTGCTGGCCATGGCCATCGGCATCCTAATGATCAATAAAAACTAA
- a CDS encoding serine hydrolase domain-containing protein encodes MRNVNNKCFGTGLSRIQNLIIWAMLVCPMVSFGQLSNRFKNQVDSLFMDWDLENHPGGVVGVMQSDEVIYLNSFGNASLEYNVPNTEATLFNIGSISKQFTAMGIVLLEKRGLLSIDDPVQKYFPEFQIFDKSITIKHLLQHTSGLRDFHDLMALAGWRGDDYRTNEDVLRLLQKQADLNFEPGEQFMYSNTGYVVLAEIIEKVTGEDFNVWMQNNLFEPLQMHNTYVEDNYQRIVPNRATSYYHSHDRVFEMAQGYWAYTGAGNMYSTVEDLLKWSNNFYNPSKKWKGAFKMLQTLGGLNNGDVINYAFGIYIDEMFGKKRIQHAGVVGGYRAFLCIYPEEELSIVVLTNFSNAPFGERADDIAGILFSKTRKKNNPFSNSHAGEKKENQPSPSSDVTDYTGTFYSPEIDTHYTFYLEGDTLKCSDARHGERIMEVVGLDVFKSSWPLETNKMSRNQKGEIIGLYISTGRVKNLWFKKINSSSIN; translated from the coding sequence ATGAGGAACGTAAACAATAAATGTTTTGGCACTGGATTGTCAAGGATTCAAAACCTGATTATTTGGGCGATGTTGGTTTGCCCGATGGTGAGTTTTGGCCAACTATCCAATAGGTTCAAGAATCAGGTTGATTCTTTGTTCATGGATTGGGATTTGGAAAATCATCCTGGTGGAGTGGTGGGGGTTATGCAATCAGATGAAGTTATTTATTTGAATTCCTTTGGAAACGCTAGCTTGGAATATAATGTTCCCAATACCGAGGCTACTTTGTTCAATATTGGGTCCATATCCAAACAATTTACGGCAATGGGCATTGTACTTCTTGAGAAACGAGGATTATTGTCCATAGATGACCCTGTTCAAAAGTACTTCCCAGAGTTTCAGATTTTTGATAAATCCATCACCATAAAGCATTTGTTACAACATACGAGCGGTTTAAGGGATTTTCACGATTTGATGGCGCTTGCCGGTTGGCGGGGTGATGATTACAGGACTAACGAAGATGTTTTACGATTGCTTCAAAAGCAAGCAGACTTAAATTTTGAACCCGGTGAGCAATTTATGTATTCCAACACGGGATATGTTGTGTTGGCCGAAATCATTGAAAAAGTAACGGGAGAGGATTTCAACGTTTGGATGCAAAACAATCTTTTTGAGCCTTTACAGATGCATAACACCTATGTGGAGGACAATTATCAGCGTATTGTCCCCAATAGGGCCACATCTTACTATCATAGTCATGATAGGGTGTTTGAAATGGCCCAAGGGTATTGGGCATATACGGGGGCAGGGAATATGTATTCCACCGTGGAGGACCTGTTGAAATGGTCCAATAATTTTTATAATCCCTCGAAAAAATGGAAGGGAGCGTTTAAAATGCTTCAAACATTGGGCGGTTTAAATAATGGCGATGTTATCAATTATGCCTTTGGCATTTACATAGATGAAATGTTCGGAAAAAAACGGATACAGCATGCCGGTGTGGTGGGAGGATATCGTGCCTTCCTTTGTATCTATCCAGAGGAAGAATTGAGCATTGTTGTGTTGACCAATTTTTCGAATGCGCCATTTGGGGAAAGGGCAGACGACATTGCTGGAATTTTATTTTCGAAAACCAGAAAAAAGAACAATCCATTTTCTAACTCCCATGCAGGGGAGAAGAAAGAAAATCAACCAAGTCCATCATCGGATGTAACGGATTACACAGGTACATTTTATAGCCCTGAAATTGACACTCATTATACATTTTACCTAGAGGGTGATACCTTAAAATGTTCCGATGCCAGACATGGTGAACGTATAATGGAAGTGGTTGGCCTTGATGTGTTCAAAAGTTCTTGGCCTTTGGAAACCAATAAAATGTCACGTAATCAAAAAGGAGAAATAATCGGTCTCTATATATCCACGGGGAGGGTAAAAAACCTATGGTTCAAAAAAATCAATTCATCATCAATCAATTAA
- a CDS encoding amidohydrolase family protein → MRTTIIKCLVYILCYTIGYGQNDTIIIQNVNVIPMHQEVVWENQTVAIANGKILKVAPSTDTLVRKSAKIIDGSGKYLIPGLSEMHYHWRNKEGGIARDFKLLLANGVTTVRNMAEYDWQDHVAIRDSINSNLLMGPNYYTAGPYLQSGDLKTSADVERFIKQHHKKGYDFIKIADNLPKDIYFEVLEQAAAYKIPVMGHAQREMDLEYSLRMKSIEHVEEFVYLFSDEYRKDSLFLKKAVQQIKNSGITIAPTLVVFDMIVKCLDDNFFEKLKEKEAATYMLKGDYGYWSSEENPYRQNLKGKVINGKDALPLLEGYFKWMMKFTKMLAKEDVPMMTGSDTFGFVVPGFSLHEEFQFLHEAGLSPYEILKASTMTPARYLGSMAMEGTISEGKNANMVLLNKNPLKDIKNTKTIEGVILKGKWLDRDQLDVLLEEVELVNNKIK, encoded by the coding sequence ATGAGAACAACAATCATCAAATGTTTGGTATACATTCTTTGTTATACCATTGGGTATGGTCAAAACGATACCATCATCATTCAAAATGTAAATGTTATCCCAATGCACCAAGAAGTAGTATGGGAAAATCAAACAGTAGCAATTGCGAATGGGAAAATCCTGAAAGTAGCCCCTTCAACCGATACTTTGGTTCGCAAATCGGCCAAAATAATTGACGGTTCCGGCAAATACCTGATTCCGGGATTAAGTGAAATGCATTATCATTGGCGTAACAAAGAGGGAGGAATAGCCCGTGACTTCAAATTGTTACTGGCCAATGGGGTTACCACAGTACGAAACATGGCGGAGTACGATTGGCAGGACCATGTTGCGATACGGGATAGCATAAACAGCAACCTATTGATGGGTCCCAATTACTACACGGCCGGTCCCTACCTCCAATCGGGGGATTTAAAAACCAGTGCAGATGTGGAAAGGTTCATAAAACAGCACCACAAAAAGGGTTATGATTTTATAAAAATTGCGGATAACCTTCCCAAGGATATCTATTTTGAAGTTTTGGAGCAAGCGGCAGCATACAAAATACCAGTGATGGGGCATGCACAGCGCGAGATGGATCTGGAATATTCCCTTCGGATGAAATCCATTGAACACGTAGAGGAGTTTGTGTATTTGTTCAGTGATGAGTATAGAAAAGATAGTCTGTTCCTGAAAAAGGCCGTGCAACAAATTAAAAACAGCGGAATTACCATTGCACCGACTTTGGTGGTTTTTGATATGATCGTAAAGTGTTTGGATGATAATTTCTTTGAGAAACTTAAAGAAAAAGAAGCCGCAACATATATGTTGAAAGGAGATTATGGGTATTGGTCATCGGAAGAAAACCCCTATCGACAAAATTTAAAGGGAAAGGTAATTAACGGAAAGGATGCATTGCCATTGCTGGAAGGTTACTTTAAATGGATGATGAAATTCACCAAAATGTTGGCAAAGGAAGATGTTCCCATGATGACCGGAAGCGATACTTTTGGATTTGTGGTACCCGGATTTTCCTTGCACGAAGAATTTCAATTTCTTCACGAAGCAGGTCTATCTCCCTACGAAATACTTAAGGCCAGCACAATGACACCTGCCAGATATTTGGGATCGATGGCCATGGAAGGCACTATTTCCGAAGGTAAAAATGCCAATATGGTCCTGTTGAACAAAAACCCATTGAAAGATATTAAAAACACCAAAACTATTGAAGGGGTCATATTGAAAGGTAAATGGTTGGATAGAGACCAATTGGATGTCCTTTTAGAAGAAGTTGAATTAGTAAATAACAAAATAAAATAA
- a CDS encoding 5-carboxymethyl-2-hydroxymuconate Delta-isomerase, translated as MPHFVLDCSNTVIRSQSPESIMQLVYKTAESTGLFDPLDIKVRINPFEQYMVGNAKDDFIHIFANIMEGRTTEQKANLSKQIVSELKGMLPEVPIISINIRDFEKATYCNKTMV; from the coding sequence ATGCCACATTTTGTATTGGACTGTTCCAACACGGTCATTAGATCGCAATCACCGGAATCCATAATGCAATTGGTTTATAAAACCGCAGAATCTACAGGATTGTTCGACCCGCTGGATATTAAGGTGCGGATCAATCCTTTTGAACAATATATGGTCGGGAATGCAAAGGATGACTTTATCCACATTTTTGCAAATATTATGGAAGGGCGGACTACCGAACAAAAGGCTAATTTATCAAAACAAATTGTTTCGGAACTCAAAGGCATGTTACCCGAAGTTCCTATTATTTCGATAAATATCAGGGATTTTGAGAAAGCGACTTATTGTAACAAAACCATGGTATAA